From Bacillus sp. FSL K6-3431, the proteins below share one genomic window:
- a CDS encoding small multi-drug export protein: MGILWEYIVVFLLAATPWFEIAAVIPLGILRGLQPIVVVILAFIGNLSTIILVIYLFEKIKDFLVKKKGGLKENNKRQDRAKKVWNKYGLPGLAILGPVLIGTHIAAFIGMSLGATKRWTMLWMTISLVLWSVIFGVAAFYGIGIFKTMLG; this comes from the coding sequence ATGGGGATTTTATGGGAATACATAGTTGTATTTTTACTTGCCGCTACACCATGGTTTGAAATTGCTGCAGTTATTCCGCTTGGTATATTGCGGGGGCTTCAACCAATAGTTGTCGTCATCCTTGCTTTTATTGGAAACCTATCGACCATTATTTTGGTCATATATTTATTTGAAAAGATTAAAGATTTCTTAGTCAAAAAGAAAGGTGGCTTAAAAGAAAATAACAAGCGCCAAGATCGTGCTAAGAAAGTATGGAATAAGTATGGTTTGCCGGGACTTGCCATTTTGGGGCCTGTCCTGATTGGAACGCATATCGCGGCATTTATAGGGATGTCATTGGGAGCTACGAAAAGGTGGACTATGCTATGGATGACCATTAGCCTTGTACTTTGGTCAGTTATTTTTGGTGTAGCTGCTTTTTATGGAATTGGGATTTTCAAGACGATGCTTGGATAA
- the sspI gene encoding small acid-soluble spore protein SspI, producing the protein MNLNLRNAIIHNVSGNDQSQLKDTIVDAIQRGEEKMLPGLGVLFEVIWQHADEQEKSMMLETLEEGLK; encoded by the coding sequence ATGAATTTAAATTTACGAAATGCAATCATTCACAACGTGTCAGGAAATGACCAATCGCAGTTGAAAGACACAATCGTTGATGCTATCCAACGTGGCGAAGAAAAAATGCTTCCCGGATTGGGCGTGCTATTTGAAGTGATTTGGCAGCACGCAGATGAACAAGAAAAAAGTATGATGCTAGAAACGTTAGAAGAAGGATTAAAGTAG
- a CDS encoding TrmH family RNA methyltransferase, whose product MEHIQSTKNPRVKEWKKLLTKKGRDKSGLYIIEGFHLVEEALKNQAIVELMIVEKLKLPADQSLENIQIITIAADISKSISETETPQGIFAVCRKTQSKADISGHERLLLLDRVQDPGNIGTIIRTAEAAGIDAVIFGEGSGDLYNPKVIRSAQGSHFYIHTEIGDLQDWMERLKETEIPVYGTALENAVPYKQVHATESFALVVGNEGAGVSPSILEQTDKNLYIPIYGQSESLNVAIAAGVLLYHLRK is encoded by the coding sequence TTGGAGCATATTCAATCAACTAAAAACCCAAGAGTGAAAGAATGGAAAAAACTACTTACTAAAAAAGGCCGTGACAAATCAGGCTTATATATAATTGAAGGTTTTCACCTTGTTGAAGAAGCGCTAAAAAATCAAGCAATTGTAGAACTGATGATAGTGGAAAAACTTAAGCTTCCTGCCGATCAATCACTGGAAAATATACAGATTATCACAATTGCGGCAGATATAAGCAAATCAATATCCGAGACTGAAACGCCACAAGGTATATTTGCAGTTTGTCGTAAAACCCAGTCGAAAGCCGATATATCTGGTCATGAACGTTTGCTTTTACTTGATCGTGTGCAGGATCCTGGAAATATCGGTACGATAATTAGAACGGCAGAAGCAGCAGGGATTGATGCAGTTATTTTTGGGGAAGGATCAGGTGACTTATACAATCCAAAAGTCATTCGTTCCGCCCAAGGAAGCCACTTTTATATTCATACAGAGATAGGAGATTTACAGGATTGGATGGAACGATTAAAAGAAACGGAGATCCCGGTATATGGAACAGCGCTTGAAAATGCAGTTCCATATAAACAAGTTCACGCTACAGAGTCCTTTGCACTAGTTGTCGGTAATGAGGGTGCAGGAGTAAGTCCTAGCATACTTGAGCAAACGGATAAAAATTTGTATATTCCTATCTATGGACAGAGTGAATCACTAAACGTAGCAATAGCAGCTGGGGTACTTCTTTACCATTTACGAAAATAA
- the pheS gene encoding phenylalanine--tRNA ligase subunit alpha yields MEQKLKQLETEALQKIKDASSLKAINEIRIAYLGKKGPITEVLRGMGKLSAEERPKMGTLVNLIRETITKAIENKQKQLENEAINKQLESETIDVTLPGRPIKTGSRHPLTQVVEEIEDLFIGMGYKVAEGPEVEQDYYNFEALNLPKGHPARDMQDSFYITEELLLRTQTSPVQARTMEKHEGKGPIKIICPGKVYRRDNDDATHSHQFTQIEGLVIDENITMGDLKGTLDVFAKKMFGKDREIRLRPSFFPFTEPSVEMDISCKICGGDGCRVCKQTGWIEILGAGMIHPRVLEMSGFDSKKYTGFAFGMGPERITMLKYGVDDIRHFYTNDLRFLQQFAVQE; encoded by the coding sequence TTGGAACAAAAACTAAAACAATTAGAAACAGAAGCTTTGCAAAAGATTAAAGACGCTTCGTCCTTAAAAGCAATAAATGAAATCCGGATAGCTTATTTAGGAAAAAAAGGACCAATCACGGAAGTATTACGTGGTATGGGGAAGCTGTCAGCTGAAGAAAGACCGAAAATGGGGACCCTTGTCAATCTAATTAGAGAAACGATCACGAAAGCAATTGAAAACAAACAAAAGCAATTAGAAAATGAAGCAATAAATAAACAGCTGGAATCAGAAACGATCGATGTTACTTTACCAGGCAGACCCATAAAAACCGGTAGTCGCCATCCTCTAACACAAGTAGTGGAAGAAATTGAAGATTTATTCATTGGAATGGGCTATAAGGTGGCTGAAGGTCCTGAGGTTGAACAAGATTATTATAATTTTGAAGCATTAAATTTACCAAAAGGCCATCCAGCGCGTGATATGCAGGATTCATTTTACATTACAGAAGAGCTTTTGTTGCGTACACAAACATCGCCAGTTCAAGCACGGACGATGGAAAAGCATGAAGGAAAGGGACCTATAAAAATTATTTGCCCTGGAAAAGTGTATCGTCGTGACAATGATGATGCGACACATTCCCATCAGTTTACACAAATCGAGGGACTTGTCATTGATGAAAACATTACAATGGGTGATTTAAAGGGAACCCTAGATGTGTTTGCGAAAAAAATGTTTGGAAAAGATCGTGAAATCCGCCTCCGCCCAAGCTTTTTCCCATTTACTGAACCATCTGTGGAGATGGATATTTCTTGTAAAATATGTGGTGGCGATGGGTGTCGCGTCTGTAAACAGACAGGCTGGATTGAGATTCTAGGTGCGGGTATGATACATCCACGCGTACTTGAAATGTCAGGATTTGACTCGAAAAAATATACTGGCTTTGCATTCGGAATGGGTCCAGAAAGAATTACGATGCTAAAATATGGTGTAGATGATATTCGCCATTTCTATACAAATGATCTTCGTTTTTTACAACAGTTTGCGGTGCAAGAATAA
- the pheT gene encoding phenylalanine--tRNA ligase subunit beta — translation MLVSYKWLQEYVDLDGVTAKELAEKITRSGIEVDGVEQLSKGVKGVIVGHVLACEKHPEADKLNKCLVDIGAEVPVQIICGAPNVAKGQKVAVATVGAVLPGNFKIKKAKLRGEESNGMICSLQELGIESKLVAKEFADGIYVFPTDTEVGADALPLLNLDDEVLELDLTPNRADALSMLGMAYETAAILGKDVKLPEIDTAATAEKASDYISVKVDAPEDNPLYTAKVIKNVKIGPSPLWMQTRLMASGIRPHNNVVDITNYILLEYGQPLHAFDYDRFGSKEVVIRHAHEGETVITLDETERKLTKKQLVITNGTIPVALAGVMGGADSEVGSDTTTILLESAYFAGQSIRDTSRYHALRSEASSRYEKGVDPARVRPAAERAAQLIAELAGGEVLEGLVEANHLTLEPAVVSVSLEKINRVLGTEISEKEVGEIFHRLKFPVTVKDGIFTVTAPTRRGDITIEEDLIEEVARLFGYDNIPKTLPKGAATAGGLNTIQEKRRVTRGFLEGAGLYQAITYSLTSEEKATSFAIEAREAVKLAMPMSEERSSLRLSIVPQLLESLSYNLARQHNSAALYEIGSVFLNEGKNVQPEEREHIAGAITGQWVENEWQGEKKTVDFFVAKGILEGLFIKLGVADSIEWQAAQLDGMHPGRTAEILLGGEVIGFIGQVHPNVQKELDLKNTYVFEVKASPIFTFELPELQYVAIPRFPSISRDIALVVDKSITGGILEKVIHEAGGKLLKDVHMFDLYEGEHMESGKKSIAFSLTYLDPEKTLTDEEVVRAHEKVLAAVKEKAGAELRG, via the coding sequence ATGCTTGTTTCATATAAATGGCTACAGGAATACGTTGATCTTGATGGCGTTACAGCAAAAGAACTTGCAGAAAAAATTACGAGAAGCGGAATCGAAGTAGATGGGGTTGAACAGCTAAGCAAAGGTGTCAAAGGAGTCATCGTTGGCCATGTGTTGGCATGTGAAAAACATCCAGAAGCTGACAAATTAAATAAATGCCTTGTTGATATTGGAGCAGAAGTGCCTGTTCAAATTATTTGTGGAGCACCAAATGTCGCAAAAGGTCAAAAGGTTGCAGTAGCAACGGTTGGAGCAGTGCTCCCAGGTAATTTTAAAATCAAAAAGGCAAAGCTTCGGGGCGAAGAATCGAATGGCATGATATGCTCGCTGCAAGAATTAGGAATTGAATCTAAGCTAGTTGCAAAAGAATTTGCAGATGGCATTTATGTTTTTCCAACTGATACGGAAGTCGGTGCAGATGCCCTTCCACTTTTAAACTTAGATGATGAAGTGCTCGAGCTTGATTTGACGCCGAACAGGGCTGATGCACTCAGCATGCTCGGGATGGCTTACGAAACAGCAGCAATTCTTGGGAAAGATGTTAAGCTACCAGAAATTGATACAGCAGCAACAGCCGAAAAAGCTTCCGACTATATTTCTGTTAAAGTAGATGCACCGGAAGATAATCCACTTTATACAGCAAAAGTGATTAAAAATGTAAAAATTGGTCCGTCACCACTTTGGATGCAAACACGACTTATGGCTAGTGGGATCCGACCACATAATAATGTTGTCGACATTACGAATTATATTTTGCTTGAATATGGTCAGCCTCTCCATGCGTTTGACTATGACCGATTTGGTTCGAAAGAAGTTGTGATCCGTCATGCACATGAAGGTGAAACAGTAATTACACTAGATGAAACTGAGCGGAAATTGACAAAGAAACAACTCGTGATCACTAATGGCACAATTCCAGTTGCATTGGCAGGTGTGATGGGCGGTGCTGATTCCGAAGTAGGCAGTGATACAACAACAATTTTATTAGAATCTGCTTATTTTGCTGGACAATCAATTCGTGATACGTCCAGATATCATGCATTACGTAGCGAAGCTAGTAGCCGTTACGAAAAAGGAGTAGATCCAGCTAGGGTTCGTCCAGCAGCAGAACGTGCAGCACAATTAATCGCCGAGCTTGCAGGTGGCGAAGTATTGGAAGGTCTAGTTGAAGCAAATCATTTAACACTAGAGCCAGCAGTTGTTTCTGTCTCACTTGAAAAAATTAATCGCGTGCTAGGCACAGAAATTAGCGAAAAAGAAGTAGGCGAGATTTTCCATCGCTTGAAATTTCCTGTAACAGTGAAAGATGGAATTTTTACTGTCACTGCTCCGACACGACGCGGTGATATTACAATTGAAGAAGACTTGATCGAAGAGGTAGCCCGTCTTTTTGGCTATGATAATATTCCGAAAACATTGCCAAAAGGTGCTGCAACTGCAGGTGGTTTGAACACCATCCAAGAAAAACGTCGCGTCACGAGAGGTTTTTTAGAAGGTGCTGGTTTGTATCAAGCGATCACATACTCGCTAACTTCGGAAGAGAAAGCAACAAGCTTTGCTATCGAAGCACGGGAGGCTGTAAAACTCGCTATGCCAATGAGCGAAGAACGGAGCAGTTTGAGATTAAGTATCGTTCCACAATTACTTGAATCTTTATCGTATAACTTAGCACGCCAGCATAATTCAGCTGCATTATACGAAATTGGTTCGGTGTTCTTAAATGAAGGAAAAAATGTACAACCTGAAGAGCGTGAGCATATTGCAGGCGCGATTACTGGACAATGGGTTGAAAACGAATGGCAAGGTGAGAAAAAAACTGTTGATTTCTTTGTAGCCAAAGGTATTTTGGAAGGGTTATTCATAAAGCTAGGTGTAGCTGATTCTATCGAATGGCAAGCAGCTCAACTAGATGGTATGCATCCGGGACGTACAGCAGAAATCCTTCTTGGAGGCGAAGTGATCGGCTTTATCGGTCAAGTGCATCCAAATGTTCAAAAAGAATTGGATCTAAAAAACACTTATGTATTTGAAGTGAAAGCAAGTCCAATATTTACTTTTGAGCTACCTGAACTCCAATATGTTGCCATTCCGCGCTTCCCATCGATTTCAAGAGATATTGCTCTCGTTGTTGATAAATCAATAACAGGAGGAATATTGGAAAAGGTGATTCATGAAGCTGGTGGAAAACTGCTGAAAGATGTTCATATGTTTGATCTGTACGAAGGAGAGCATATGGAATCAGGCAAAAAATCTATCGCATTCTCATTAACCTACTTAGATCCGGAAAAAACACTCACGGATGAAGAAGTTGTAAGAGCACATGAAAAAGTACTTGCTGCAGTTAAAGAAAAAGCAGGTGCAGAGTTGAGAGGATAA
- a CDS encoding glycine betaine ABC transporter substrate-binding protein, with the protein MKLFKKVTGLGTAVLLALGLAACGSNDSKNDAVEASGAKTTVGDSVDYKIIGTDPGSGLMQATEKALKEYELTNWNLISGSGAAMTAALKRAYDKEEPIIITAWSPHWKFSKFDLKYLDDPKLLYGDSEEIHSIGRIGLKEDLPEAYTIFQRFKWDIDDMSEIMVEIEDGVKPEKAAQDWIDSNQDKVKEWTDGVSKVDGDQIKLVYAPWDSEIASHNMIKLVLEDIGYDVTLSVVEPGPMFSAIADGSADATFAAWLPITHKTYVEKFEGKLDDIGVNMVNVKQGLAIPTYMEDIDSIEDLNK; encoded by the coding sequence ATGAAACTTTTCAAAAAAGTAACTGGACTCGGAACAGCCGTACTTTTGGCGCTAGGACTTGCAGCGTGCGGTAGCAACGACTCCAAAAATGATGCTGTGGAGGCATCTGGAGCAAAAACAACAGTCGGTGATTCCGTTGATTATAAAATTATAGGAACTGATCCTGGCTCTGGATTAATGCAAGCCACAGAGAAAGCCCTAAAAGAATATGAATTAACAAATTGGAATCTCATTTCTGGCTCAGGTGCTGCAATGACAGCAGCCTTGAAAAGAGCATATGATAAGGAAGAACCTATTATCATAACTGCCTGGAGCCCACACTGGAAATTTTCCAAATTTGACTTAAAGTATTTAGATGATCCTAAATTGCTTTATGGTGACTCTGAAGAGATTCATTCGATTGGACGAATTGGTTTGAAAGAAGATCTACCTGAAGCTTATACCATTTTCCAGCGATTTAAGTGGGATATAGACGACATGAGTGAAATCATGGTTGAGATTGAAGACGGAGTTAAGCCAGAGAAAGCAGCTCAAGATTGGATTGACAGTAATCAAGACAAAGTAAAAGAATGGACAGATGGCGTATCAAAAGTGGATGGCGATCAAATCAAACTTGTATATGCCCCATGGGATAGTGAGATTGCTAGCCATAATATGATAAAGCTTGTTCTTGAAGATATTGGCTATGACGTTACTTTATCTGTGGTAGAACCTGGTCCAATGTTCTCTGCTATCGCTGATGGAAGTGCTGACGCGACATTCGCTGCATGGCTCCCTATTACCCATAAAACGTATGTAGAGAAATTCGAAGGTAAATTAGACGATATTGGTGTGAATATGGTTAATGTAAAACAGGGACTAGCTATTCCTACTTATATGGAAGACATTGACTCGATTGAAGATTTGAACAAATAA
- the rnhC gene encoding ribonuclease HIII encodes MANIVIQVTKADLEKMKVYYQAYHTGKIPPGGVFAAKKNGCAITAYRSGKVMFQGAGNEAEAKRWGNPTAKVGKTTMSKTSGLPLPPNISTMSIIGSDEVGKGDYFGPMTVVASYVKKDQIHLLQELGVKDSKHLTDPQIIIIAKDLLTFIPYSLLTLPNEKYNQLQASGMTQGKITAILHNQALNFLLEKIEPEKPEAILVDQFAEAGVYFRHLQGQKSICRENVLFSTKAEGIHLAVAASSILARYAFLKAFDDLSEKAGFTLPKGAGAKVDQAAARLIKQKGIKSLNEFTKEHFANTGKAKRIAGK; translated from the coding sequence TTGGCAAATATTGTTATCCAAGTGACTAAAGCAGATCTCGAAAAAATGAAAGTATATTATCAAGCATACCACACAGGTAAGATCCCGCCAGGAGGTGTCTTTGCCGCAAAGAAGAATGGCTGTGCTATTACAGCATACCGTTCAGGAAAGGTAATGTTCCAAGGCGCTGGTAATGAAGCTGAAGCAAAGCGATGGGGAAATCCAACTGCAAAAGTGGGTAAAACAACAATGTCAAAAACTTCAGGTCTTCCACTTCCACCTAATATTTCAACGATGTCTATCATTGGGTCAGATGAAGTCGGAAAAGGTGATTATTTCGGACCAATGACTGTAGTGGCCTCATATGTAAAAAAGGATCAAATTCATTTGCTACAAGAACTTGGTGTTAAAGATTCCAAACATCTTACAGATCCACAGATCATAATAATCGCCAAAGACCTGCTCACATTTATTCCATATAGTCTATTAACATTGCCTAATGAAAAGTATAATCAACTACAAGCATCTGGTATGACACAAGGAAAAATAACAGCTATTCTACATAATCAAGCTTTGAATTTTTTACTTGAAAAAATCGAACCGGAAAAACCGGAAGCCATTCTTGTTGATCAGTTTGCGGAGGCGGGTGTTTATTTTCGTCATCTACAAGGACAAAAATCTATTTGCAGAGAAAATGTTTTATTTAGTACGAAAGCAGAAGGCATACATCTTGCTGTTGCAGCTTCTTCCATATTAGCGCGTTACGCTTTCCTAAAAGCCTTTGATGACTTAAGCGAAAAGGCAGGATTTACACTCCCTAAAGGCGCCGGTGCAAAAGTCGATCAAGCTGCTGCAAGGTTGATTAAACAAAAAGGTATTAAATCGTTAAACGAATTTACAAAAGAACATTTTGCGAATACAGGGAAAGCGAAAAGAATAGCTGGGAAATAA
- the zapA gene encoding cell division protein ZapA, translating into MGNGQKVRTQVMIHGQHYTITGTEPTGHMEKVAKQVNDKMSEIRSINPYLDTSKLAVLTAVNAVHDLIKLKEQYDHLEQEFQRLKD; encoded by the coding sequence TTGGGTAATGGTCAGAAGGTGCGGACTCAAGTTATGATTCATGGACAACATTATACCATTACAGGAACAGAGCCAACAGGGCATATGGAAAAAGTAGCTAAGCAAGTAAATGACAAAATGAGCGAAATCCGTTCAATAAATCCCTATCTGGATACAAGTAAATTAGCAGTACTTACTGCAGTTAATGCAGTTCATGATCTTATAAAATTAAAAGAGCAATATGATCATCTTGAACAAGAATTCCAAAGATTAAAGGACTGA
- a CDS encoding CvpA family protein yields the protein MLDIGIVIILIFGFLIGLKRGFILQLIHMIGLIIAFITAFMYYDDLAPKLRLWIPYPGVNSESTINMVLDGAGFDEAFYRAIAFAIIFLAVRIVLAIIGSALDIVASLPILRTLNIWAGGILGFLEIYLLLFVIMYIAALLPIENIQVALNNSILAQGILEKTPYFSNEVHKMWFDYIQK from the coding sequence ATGTTAGACATAGGAATAGTAATTATTTTGATATTTGGTTTCCTCATTGGTTTAAAAAGGGGTTTCATACTACAACTTATACATATGATTGGTTTAATCATTGCATTCATAACAGCATTTATGTACTACGACGATCTAGCGCCTAAGCTTCGGCTTTGGATTCCATATCCAGGTGTGAATTCGGAAAGTACAATCAATATGGTGTTGGATGGGGCAGGGTTTGATGAAGCTTTTTATCGAGCGATTGCATTTGCCATTATTTTTTTAGCTGTGAGAATCGTCCTTGCGATTATCGGATCTGCTTTAGATATTGTAGCTAGCTTACCAATCTTAAGAACTCTTAATATTTGGGCTGGCGGTATACTTGGATTTTTAGAAATATATTTACTTTTGTTTGTTATTATGTATATTGCGGCATTACTACCGATTGAGAATATTCAAGTCGCACTAAATAACTCAATACTCGCACAAGGTATATTAGAAAAAACACCGTACTTTTCAAATGAAGTACATAAAATGTGGTTTGACTATATTCAAAAGTAA
- the polX gene encoding DNA polymerase/3'-5' exonuclease PolX, producing the protein MKINKKDIIRLLEKIAIYMELKGENPFKTAAFRKAAGGLETDDRSLSEISVFTDIPGIGKGTASVIDEYIQSGFSTVLKELQEQVPKGLIPLLHLPGLGGKKIARLYKELGVEDMESLKEACVNDKVAQLKGFGKKTQDNIIASITHAGTQPERLSIAYILPIAIQIEKQLGGIQAIETFARAGSLRRMRETIKDLDYMIATEEPALVKEKLLELEGFGKATASGDTKITVLHEGSYIVSVDFRIVKPAEFATALHHFTGSKDHNIRMRQLAKDRGEKISEYGVENTETGKIVTFKTEPEFFNHFGLPFIPPEIREDGSEVDNYKGDEELVSIQKIKGDLHMHTTWSDGAFSLEEMIDACRRKGYQYMAITDHSRYLRIANGLTVDRLKKQNEEIRDLNEKYKDILILSGIEMDILPDGTLDYEDDLLAELDIVIASIHSSFSQPRKKIMERLKAAFENPHVDIIAHPTGRLIGRRDGYDVDMEQLIQMAKATNTALELNANPERFDLSAKYLRKAQEAGVNIIINTDAHNIKSLDFMDLGVSTARKGWIRSTSVLNTLDAEGFMSFLKRND; encoded by the coding sequence ATGAAAATAAATAAAAAGGATATCATTCGTTTATTAGAGAAAATTGCGATATATATGGAACTTAAAGGAGAAAACCCCTTTAAGACTGCTGCATTCAGGAAAGCAGCGGGTGGGTTAGAGACGGATGATCGAAGTTTATCGGAAATATCAGTGTTTACTGACATACCTGGTATTGGGAAAGGGACAGCTTCAGTTATTGATGAGTACATACAATCAGGATTTTCAACTGTACTAAAAGAACTACAAGAACAAGTCCCGAAAGGTCTAATTCCACTATTGCATCTACCTGGTCTAGGAGGTAAGAAAATAGCACGCCTCTACAAAGAACTTGGTGTAGAAGACATGGAATCTTTAAAAGAAGCGTGTGTAAATGACAAAGTTGCACAATTAAAAGGTTTTGGCAAGAAAACCCAAGATAATATAATTGCGTCTATAACACATGCAGGTACACAGCCTGAAAGATTGTCAATTGCATATATTCTGCCAATTGCTATACAGATTGAAAAACAACTTGGTGGGATTCAAGCAATCGAAACCTTTGCACGTGCGGGAAGTTTACGACGGATGAGAGAAACAATTAAGGATCTGGACTATATGATCGCAACAGAAGAACCAGCCCTGGTAAAAGAAAAACTACTCGAACTAGAAGGCTTTGGGAAAGCAACGGCAAGTGGAGATACGAAAATAACAGTTTTGCATGAAGGAAGCTATATTGTCTCAGTGGACTTTAGAATTGTAAAACCTGCTGAATTTGCAACTGCATTGCATCATTTTACAGGTTCAAAAGATCATAATATACGCATGCGTCAGCTCGCTAAAGATCGTGGAGAAAAAATCAGTGAGTATGGTGTAGAAAATACAGAGACTGGAAAAATTGTCACATTTAAAACGGAGCCAGAGTTTTTCAACCACTTTGGATTGCCTTTTATTCCACCAGAAATACGGGAAGATGGTTCAGAGGTAGATAATTATAAAGGTGATGAAGAATTAGTTAGCATACAAAAGATAAAAGGTGACCTGCATATGCATACAACTTGGTCAGATGGTGCCTTTTCTCTAGAAGAAATGATAGATGCATGCAGGCGAAAAGGTTATCAATATATGGCGATCACAGATCATTCCCGATATTTACGAATAGCAAATGGCTTAACAGTAGATCGCTTAAAAAAACAAAATGAAGAAATTCGTGATTTAAATGAAAAATACAAAGACATATTAATCTTATCGGGAATAGAAATGGATATATTACCTGATGGGACATTGGATTATGAAGATGATCTTTTGGCAGAGTTGGATATTGTCATTGCATCTATCCATTCAAGTTTTTCCCAGCCACGGAAGAAAATAATGGAAAGGTTAAAAGCAGCATTTGAAAATCCGCATGTAGATATAATCGCGCATCCTACTGGAAGGCTGATTGGCAGACGCGATGGTTATGATGTTGATATGGAGCAGTTAATTCAAATGGCTAAAGCAACGAACACTGCGCTAGAGCTAAATGCAAATCCCGAAAGATTTGATCTTTCAGCGAAATATCTGCGAAAAGCACAAGAAGCTGGTGTAAATATTATTATCAATACCGATGCTCATAATATAAAGTCTTTGGATTTTATGGATTTAGGCGTTTCAACTGCTAGAAAAGGCTGGATTCGATCTACTTCTGTGCTTAACACATTGGATGCAGAAGGATTCATGTCTTTTCTGAAACGCAATGATTAG